The following are encoded together in the Strongyloides ratti genome assembly S_ratti_ED321, chromosome : 2 genome:
- a CDS encoding Protein quaking produces MENSNSLRSTMASILSQNQASDNDNQFKKAMEPLQELIKVTEKNISDLSEIKEHSTMLLKHLSKRVQGKSNKEVFLDFVSRNSPISVKNLNGIQNSDYSVEALRNTKSPIIMPQLPHFTQERILNSLDVINNSSNRRENSFYIDDINNNDQQNDFSKISYNECLIKTPENEKNLRRLLNVQNFHDTPKGRVSYNHLNIHSGIKMKYDESPDLRSSSHISNVTTSDNGSKIGYVTFTSPKSLPYYNQSPVQSIFNKNYDKDKKMFVVSIKAILKETPGISIIGRLIGPKGMNIKSLEEECRCQIFIRGKGSSKDPEKEKKLSRHPCGAHFSEPLHVIIQTSDVDYKIASDRLFEAVNKINTALDFTNNVKHLTVLENISCKQIDYLPINAGY; encoded by the exons ATGGAAAATTCCAACTCACTCAGGTCTACAATGGCCTCCATACTTTCTCAAAATCAGGCATCTGATAATGATAATCAATTTAAGAAAGCTATGGAACCATTACAAGAGTTAATAAAAGTTactgaaaaaaatatatcagaTTTAAGTGAAATAAAAGAACATTCCACaatgttattaaaacatCTTAGTAAAAGGGTTCAGGGAAAGTCGAACAAAGAAGTATTTTTAGACTTTGTAAGTAGAAATTCACCAATAAgtgtaaaaaatttgaatggTATACAAAATAGTGATTATAGTGTTGAGGCTCTTAGAAATACTAAGTCACCTATTATTATGCCTCAATTACCACATTTTACACAGGAACGAATATTGAATAGTTTGgatgttattaataattcatCCAACAGAAGggaaaattctttttatattgatgatattaataataatgatcaacaaaatgatttttcaaaaatttcatataatgaatgtttaataaaaactccagaaaatgaaaaaaatttaagaagATTATTAAATGTACAGAATTTTCATGATACACCTAAAGGTAGAGTATcatataatcatttaaatattcatagtggtattaaaatgaaatatgaTGAATCACCAGATTTACGTTCATCATCTCATATAAGTAATGTTACAACATCTGATAATGGTAGTAAAATAGGATATGTAACATTTACCTCACCAAAAAGTTTGCCTTATTACAATCAGTCTCCTGTacaaagtatttttaataaaaattatgataaagataaaaagatGTTTGTTGTTTCTATTAAAgcaatattaaaagaaacacCAGGAATATCTATAATTGGAAGATTAATTGGACCAAAAGGAATGAATATTAAATCTCTTGAAGAAGAATGTAGAtgtcaaatatttattagagGAAAAGGATCATCTAAa GATCCTGAAAAGGAGAAGAAATTAAGTAGACATCCATGTGGAGCACATTTTTCTGAACCTCTTCATGTTATTATTCAAACCTCTGATGTAGATTATAAAATTGCAAGTGACAGATTATTTGAAGcagtaaataaaataaatactgCATTAGATTTCACTAATAATGTAAAGCATTTAACTGTATTGGAAAATATTTCATGTAAACAAATTGATTATCTTCCAATAAATGCTGGATAttaa
- a CDS encoding 28S ribosomal protein S7, mitochondrial has product MASYLKLLGISTSSTLILRNFSKFTQVLHTVYDPKIFIEPIVDYEELQKPLAKDDERRFKHAKAMNFDQSPVFYRNHVVDKLVRVCMKDGKKDIVRNNVLEALEIIKRKQYKSWLKASDNEKKAIELNPFVIAEVAISNCKPMLKLQKTVKGGISYEIPRSITDSEAEFRAMKSMRDICRTKAHHGESNLAQMLATELFAAYNNDGLTIRAKQEFHKTCEANKAYVQYLN; this is encoded by the exons atggcttcttatttaaaattactagGTATATCTACATCTAGTACTTTgattttaagaaatttttctaaatttacaCAAGTCCTACATACTGTCTATGatccaaaaatatttattgaacCAATTGTTGATTATGAAGAA cTTCAAAAACCATTAGCAAAAGATGATGAGAGAAGATTTAAACATGCAAAAGCAATGAATTTTGATCAATCACCAGTTTTTTACCGAAATCATGTAGTTGATAAGCTTGTTCGTGTATGTATGAAAGATGgtaaaaaagatattgttagaaataatgttttagaagcattagaaattataaaaaggaAACAATACAAAAGTTGGCTTAAGGCATctgataatgaaaaaaaagcaaTAGAATTAAATCCTTTTGTAATAGCAGAAGTAGCTATTTCAAATTGTAAACCAATGCTAAAACTTCAAAAAACTGTTAAGGGTGGTATATCTTATGAAATTCCACGTTCTATAACTGATAGTGAAGCTGAATTTAGAGCAATGAAATCAATGAGAGATATTTGTAGGACTAAGGCTCATCATGGAGAAAGTAATTTAGCACAAATGCTTGCAACCGAATTATTTGCCGCTTACAATAATGATGGGTTAACTATACGAGCAAAACAAGAATTTCATAAAACTTGTGAAGCTAATAAGGCTTATGTTCAATACTTGAACTGA
- a CDS encoding BRCT domain and Ankyrin repeat and Ankyrin repeat-containing domain-containing protein: MSFYQQNSDNKQRKFFSFDENGLPSWNESQYSIFCMLQTIIDPKLRDEIAHKISLLKLMHEIEYSEEVNDTVTNFFNDSQYEPITFESQESEDNSLSSNDTDLRSIVMSECTFNLPDLMDTIKSRLGYDENNDNSVVFFNDTYQDYNDFSLSPSIRLSDSYSKYIKNSPEECNEVNEKKVKKVQFKDSILVSRKSQSTEEMDSYSNNDLSQQNTYSTLNKKINCNEENPNILFATQQLFFNNKINFDNNSDCLKSPKDDYNFCTLFQTQADFAANIIKETNRENEDINIFASQMLVDNTKFITASQFPVPSRGDKLFKIPSLPGIGNSKKQIIPKETFALKRFCTVFESVMDRTKEGENFIKEEIKNAEQDDCNFFESDHTSERKGSPLELIKPNDNISLKKENDIERINNLNKQNDDVFINRSDLLEVNKNEFCYNTSESETINSFIEEKILIRYGDSTLPYLRNKFPLLDKAYIKENEENFPKTFIESQYIDRISLETTRLSLTVSELASLNIDNRIDAFTEFCYLLKKFKSTIKSIKTFKEQNHFDINKFDNFGMTPLHYAVLTNKLSIVKWLIEDCNHYINPHGGFDAKTPLHLAVTFKRTSIIKELCSKIGVDVYAKDIFGLTPIDICDYDDKIKSLLNSSKRKSFIKNNYFKLLPKILVDSSINIEVIKKWKQIPLRKSYEVTSLSKVTTHWITKSLPLDMVKESDLLYEALIRRVYVLHENSIKLIFESNSIDQFNIEENKYVYFKGILLDNGKYEHSNLKEGPKSKLAMRPNLFRGCCFYIHKSGVENKLYNKLQRWIILGEGELLKDKWSIEDVLENRKHVVPFYITKDDANNFHNNLSPSLPINTFIITDKPNEDWIQDLSKKNLLVKTSEFVKRSIRSFSLDYNYP, encoded by the exons atgagtttttatcaacaaaattCTGATAATAAACAgcggaaatttttttcctttGATGAAAATGGACTTCCGAGTTGGAATGAAAGTcaatattcaattttttgtATGTTACAA ACTATCATTGATCCAAAACTTCGTGATGAAATAGCACATAAAATTTCACTACTAAAATTAATGCATGAAATAGAATATTCTGAGGAAGTTAATGATACAGtcacaaatttttttaatgacaGTCAATATGAACCAATAACATTTGAGAGTCAAGAATCAGAGGACAACAGTTTATCCTCTAATGATACAGATTTAAGGTCGATTGTAATGTCTGAatgtacttttaatttaCCAGATTTAATGGATACTATAAAAAGTCGACTAGGTTATGATGAAAACAATGATAATtctgttgttttttttaatgatacatATCAAGATTACAATGATTTTAGTTTGAGTCCTTCAATTAGACTGTCTGATTCATATagtaaatatatcaaaaatagtCCAGAAGAGTGTAATGAAGTTAATGAAAAGAAAGTTAAAAAAGTTCAGTTTAAAGATAGTATATTAGTGTCAAGAAAATCTCAATCTACTGAAGAAATGGATAGTTATTCCAATAATGATTTATCACAACAAAATACTTATtctactttaaataaaaaaataaattgtaatgaagaaaatccaaatatattatttgcaactcaacaacttttttttaacaataaaattaactttgATAATAATAGTGATTGTTTAAAATCACCTAAAGatgattataatttttgtacatTATTTCAAACTCAGGCAGATTTTGCTGCtaacattattaaagaaaCTAATAGAGAGAATGaagatattaatatttttgctTCACAAATGCTTGTTGATAACACTAAATTTATAACTGCTTCTCAGTTTCCAGTACCCAGTAGAGGtgacaaattatttaaaatacctTCACTTCCAGGTATTGGAAAttcaaaaaaacaaattattccaaaagaaacatttgctttaaaaagattttgtaCTGTGTTTGAATCTGTAATGGATAGAACAAAGGAAggagaaaattttataaaagaagaaataaaaaatgcgGAGCAAGAtgattgtaatttttttgaatccGACCACACAAGTGAAAGAAAAGGCTCACCTCTAGAATTAATTAAACCTAATGACAATATAAGTTTAAAGAAAGAAAACGATATAGaaagaattaataatttaaataagcAGAATGAtgatgtttttataaatcgTTCTGACCTTTTAGAAGtcaataaaaatgaattttgttataatactAGTGAATCAGAAActataaattcttttattgaagaaaaaattttgataagatATGGGGATTCTACTTTACcatatttaagaaataaatttccACTTTTAGATAAAgcatatataaaagaaaatgaagaaaattttccaaaaacttttattgaAAGTCAATATATTGATAGAATATCTTTAGAAACAACACGACTGTCATTAACAGTTTCAGAACTAGCTTCTTTGAACATTGACAATAGAATAGATGCTTTTACTGAATTTTGTTATttgctaaaaaaatttaaatcaacAATTAAATCTATTAAAACATTCAAAGAACAAAAtcattttgatataaataaatttgataattttggTATGACACCATTACATTATGCGGTTCTTACAAATAAACTTTCAATAGTTAAATGGTTAATTGAGGATTGtaatcattatataaatcCTCATGGTGGATTTGATGCTAAAACACCACTTCATTTAGCTGTTACTTTTAAAAGAACTTCAATTATTAAAGAACTTTGTTCTAAAATTGGTGTTGATGTTTATGCAAAAGACATTTTTGGTCTTACACCAATAGATATTTGTGATtatgatgataaaattaaatctttATTAAATAGTTCTAAAAGgaaatcatttataaaaaataattattttaaacttttaccAAAAATTTTGGTTGATTCTTCAATAAACATagaagttataaaaaaatggaaacAAATACCTTTGAGAAAATCTTACGAAGTAACATCATTATCAAAAGTAACTACGCATTGGATAACAAAATCATTACCTTTAGATATGGTTAAAGAATCAGATTTATTATATGAAGCTTTAATTAGACGGGTATATGTATTACATGAAaattctataaaattaatttttgaatctAATTCAATTGACCAATTTAATATTGAAGAgaataaatatgtatattttaaaggtATCCTTCTAGACAATGGTAAATATGAacattcaaatttaaaagagGGTCCAAAATCTAAACTAGCAATGAGACCAAATCTATTTCGTGGATgttgtttttatattcataaaaGTGGAGTTgagaataaattatataataaattacaaaGATGGATTATACTTGGAGAGGGTGAACTTTTGAAAGATAAATGGTCTATTGAAGATGTACTTGAAAATAGAAAACATGTTGTTCCATTTTACATAACAAAAGATGAtgcaaataattttcataataatttatctcCCTCTCTTCctataaatacttttataattacgGATAAACCAAATGAAGATTGGATTCAAgatttaagtaaaaaaaatttattagtaaaaacATCAGAATTTGTAAAACGTTCAATTCGCTCTTTTTCTCTTGATTATAATTATCCATAA
- a CDS encoding N-acetyltransferase 9, whose translation MQCPILREETDSEELSIEEEIEMCKSWKNDEDKLTFIILSKELYDKNKDEVGAMIGDINGFVHSDSIELSVMIAEKDYRKQGCAKEALKLMIKYCQIVLNFNNFFAIINDNNIKSIKLFNQLNFTITEKIEVFKQIKLSNNHIKIEDKLELNYYETNNKT comes from the exons ATGCAATGTCCTATTTTGAGAGAAGAAACTGATTCTGAAGAGTTATCAATTGAGGAGGAAATTGAAATGTGTAAATCATGGAAGAATGATGAAGACAAgctaacttttataatattatcaaaagaattatacgataaaaataaagatgag gtTGGGGCAATGATTGGTGATATAAATGGATTTGTACACTCAGACAGTATTGAACTTTCGGTAATGATTGCTGAAAAAGATTATAGAAAACAGGGATGTGCAAAGGAAGCTCTGAAACTTATGATTAAATATTGTCAAATagtgttaaattttaataatttttttgctaTCATTAATGacaataacattaaaagtataaaactttttaatcaATTAAACTTCACAATTACAGAAAAAATTGAAGTATTCAAGCAAATAAAGTTATCCaataatcatataaaaattgaagacAAATTAGAACTCAATTATTACGAAACAAATAACAAAACCTGA
- a CDS encoding Glycoside hydrolase, superfamily domain-containing protein, with product MRPLQLLKFLIGCTMVFAFYLGFIAIMNPSNNKQIRSFQVREKKVLLDENNENEEININIVKNKEKIIFMDIIPKSKKINISNNLEKPDNLVTLKMKVTPEKLPDNNIQTDIIKDKITTNSSISNIIDEQKVIQTTKLNTNVTRVVNEKDHTSAPIHVFYYPWYGIPKFDNGSYYHWNHHVLKKWDDPSTVPSYTYQPPYEIASVYYPLLGPYSSRDPEIINKHMKMISSAGIDAIAVSWFPKDISDSEGKPWEDIIQMILDTAIKYKLKVTFHLEPYKGRTIENVYKDIVYIIDKYGNHSGLYKMKPKKIEVNKGSSFEKDAKDIAKLEKPVFYIYDSYLIDSSEWSKLTLLNGSLTIRHSRYDSILIGLLVNESDQLEILKAGFDGIYTYFASDGFTYGSTMNNWKNISEYCEKNDLLFVPSVGPGYNDERVRPWNQINTKKRNGGEYYKEHFKGAHTARADIVSITSFNEWHEGTQIEPAVPYTDSITHPKHPFIYEAYSKEPEQYLHITLEMIKQYFTPHSKDIEVRLEAIV from the exons ATGCGACCATTACAGCTACTTAAATTTCTTATTGGATGCACAATGGTTTTTGCATTTTATTTAGGTTTTATTGCTATTATGAATCCTAGCAATAATAAACag ATTCGTAGTTTTCAAGtaagagaaaaaaaagttttattagatgaaaacaatgaaaatgaagagattaacattaatattgtaaaaaataaagaaaaaattatttttatggaTATTATAccaaaatctaaaaaaataaatattagtaataatttagaaaaaccAGATAATCTTgttactttaaaaatgaaagtgACACCTGAAAAATTAcctgataataatattcaaacagatattataaaagataaaattactaCTAATTCTTCAATTAGTAATATAATTGATGAACAAAAAGTTATTCAAACAACGAAATTAAATACAAATGTTACAAGAGTTGTTAATGAAAAAGATCATACAAGTGCTCCAATTCATGTTTTCTATTATCCTTGGTATGGTATACCTAAATTTGATAATGGTTCTTATTATCATTGGAATCATCATGTATTGAAAAAATGGGATGATCCTTCAACAGTTCCATCATACACTTATCAACCACCTTATGAAATAGCTTCTGTATATTATCCATTGTTGGGGCCTTATTCTTCACGTGATCcagaaataattaataagcATATGAAAATGATATCTTCTGCTGGAATTGATGCTATAGCTGTTTCATGGTTTCCAAAAGATATTAGTGATAGTGAAGGAAAACCATGGGAAGATATAATTCAAATGATTTTGGATACTgctattaaatataaattaaaagttacaTTTCATTTGGAACCATATAAAGGTAGGACAATAGAAAATGTTTACAAAgatattgtatatataattgataaatatggAAACCACAGTggattatataaaatgaaaccaaaaaaaatagaagttAATAAAGGAAGTTCTTTTGAAAAAGATGCTAAAGATATTGCAAAATTAGAAAAACCtgtcttttatatttatgattCTTATTTAATAGATTCATCTGAATGGTCTAAACTTACATTATTAAATGGTTCTTTAACAATTAGACACTCTAGATATGATTCAATTTTAATTGGATTATTAGTTAATGAGTCTGATCAATTAGAAATTTTGAAAGCTGGATTTGATGGAATTTATACCTATTTTGCTTCTGATGGTTTTACATATGGTAGTACAATGAATAACTGGAAAAATATTTCTGAATATTGCGAAAAAAATGATCTTTTATTTGTTCCATCTGTAGGACCTGGATATAATGACGAACGTGTACGTCCATGGAATCAaattaatactaaaaaaagaaatggtGGAGAATATTACAAAGAACATTTTAAAGGTGCACATACTGCTCGGGCAGATATTGTTTCAATAACTAGTTTTAATGAATGGCATGAAGGTACACAAATTGAACCTGCTGTTCCATATACTGATTCTATTACTCATCCAAAGCATCCTTTTATATATGAAGCTTATTCTAAAGAACCAGAACAATATTTACACATAACTCTTGAAATgattaaacaatattttacaCCACACTCAAAAGATATAGAAGTTAGACTTGAAGCAATTGTCTAA
- a CDS encoding CUB domain-containing protein has protein sequence MIFLFAIIIIVISGNDINYNCEILNFSNKKGILTSPLFPQPSNPKTCNIYQIVAPDNYSIKLYFSYFLFLPRSPRCTDYIRIYTNVNTTEISKDTESFSEYCSNEIFSNITFISKYNYMYILFLSETGKSHGFVAHYNLLDNASYKQNALQYSDYEFETYGLKGNLYSPNAPYYPPNNILVHYYIPAIDGKNLIVNITFFDFPNDSCESDYLLVKNLRTKELIEKICSGFKYPLYYISSIGFQIDYKTGKNTLNTLGFSLTFEHQQLEFSNISNDTSFITNKNNSLFKIFEKTDNFPSIDNIVWYELTMLAASLKIDIQAIAPQSQFLFSINSNLNNEKSNRICPIKIISSKAANEAKKNEDNQQIVYKEGIFDSQVHGLSNQKCHILFIGAVGEYVQLTFTKFNLEVGLSDYNVNETKGCQDHDHIGVHVLIGSRMSKINDFCESQEPPQLMSPKNIIAIEYIPRESDVLRSQMSNHGFQLKYRFLNDITETINMDAIRDTSKKCAFIFNMSNHESGTMMSINYPGYYPRNLECEYIFIAQDGYVVAINFDYFDVEGFAGCEDSTQSDYVLFSNYKTVDRTNRRFCGKTKPNSVILSESNYFRMLFKTNDIFDATGFYAHYQFLNTQESNTRIKFSVPVLSNNDNNYNIFNKILTFILFIKILLFIIF, from the exons atgatatttttatttgctataataataatagttatttctggtaatgatattaattataattgtgaaattttaaatttttctaataaaaaag gaATATTGACGTCTCCATTATTCCCTCAACCATCTAATCCAAAAACTTGTAATATTTATCAGATTGTAGCGCCTGATAattattcaataaaattatacttctcttattttttatttttaccacGATCGCCTAGATGTACTGATTATATTAGAATTTATACAAATGTCAATACAACAGAAATTTCTAAAGATACAGAATCATTTTCAGAATATTGTagtaatgaaatattttcaaatattacatttatatcaaaatataattatatgtatattttatttttatcagaaACAGGAAAATCACATGGATTTGTAGCACATTATAATTTACTTGATAATGCTAGTTATAAACAAAATGCTTTACAATATAGTGATTATGAATTTGAGACTTATGGACTTAAAGGAAATTTATATTCTCCAAATGCTCCATATTATCCtccaaataatattttggtacattattatattcCAGCTATTGatggtaaaaatttaattgttaatataacattttttgattttccAAATGATTCTTGTGAAAGTGATTATTTGttggtaaaaaatttacgAACCAAagaattaattgaaaaaatttgtaGTGGTTTTAAATATcctttatattatatttcatcAATAGGATTTCAAATTGATTATAAAACAggaaaaaatacattaaat acATTAGGTTTTAGTTTAACTTTTGAACATCAACAATTAGAATTTAGTAATATTAGTAATGATACATCTTTTATTactaacaaaaataatagtttatttaaaatatttgaaaaaacaGATAATTTTCCATCCATTGACAATATTGTTTGGTATGAATTAACAATGTTAGCAGCTTCACTAAAAATAGATATCCAGGCAATTGCACCTCAatcacaatttttattttctattaacagtaatttaaataatgaaaaaa GCAACAGAATTTGTCCtatcaaaattatatcatCAAAAGCTGCTAATGAGGCTAAgaaaaatgaagataatcAACAAATTGTATATAAAGAAGGAATATTTGACTCTCAAGTACATGGATTATCTAATCAAAAAtgtcatattttatttattggtGCTGTTGGAGAGTATGTTCAATTGacatttacaaaatttaatttagaaGTTGGGTTATCTGATTACAATGTAAATGAAACTAAAGg atgtcAAGATCATGATCATATTGGTGTTCATGTTTTAATAGGATCAAGAATgtctaaaataaatgatttttgtGAATCTCAAGAACCACCTCAATTAATGTCacctaaaaatattattgcaATTGAGTATATTCCAAGAGAATCTGATGTATTACGAAGTCAGATGTCAAATCATGgttttcaattaaaatatagatttttaaatgatattactGAAACTATTAATATGGACGCTATTAGAGATACTTCAAAAAAATGtgcttttatatttaatatgtcAAATCATGAATCTGGAACAATGATGTCAATAAATTATCCAGGATATTATCCTAGAAATTTAGAATgtgaatatatatttattgcaCAGGATGGATATGTTGTGGCTATTAATTTCGATTATTTTGATGTAGAAGGTTTTGCTGGTTGTGAAGATTCAACACAATCTGACTATGTTTTATTTAGTAATTACAAAACAGTTGATAGAACAAATAGAAGATTTTGTGGAAAAACAAAGCCAAATTCTGTAATATTAAGTGAATCAAATTACTTCAGgatgttatttaaaactaACGACATTTTTGATGCAACAGGCTTTTATGctcattatcaatttttaaataccc AAGAAAGTAACacaagaataaaattttctgttcccgttttatctaataatgataataattacaatatttttaacaaaatattaacttttattctttttatcaaaatattattatttatcattttttaa